A stretch of the Rosa rugosa chromosome 5, drRosRugo1.1, whole genome shotgun sequence genome encodes the following:
- the LOC133712492 gene encoding uncharacterized protein LOC133712492 isoform X1 — MQTGDPEKSVAAAESIETISDAVNDSPNKIFIGGISKALSSEMLLEIVTVFGPLKAYHFEANEELNEPCAFLEYVGQSVTLKACAGPNSIKLEGRVLTVVQAIRSGSSMVNSGNASLYEIPEHAKPLLKQPSHILKLRNVFNLEHMSSQSEQEIEEVLEDVRLEFARFGMVKSVKIFKHANNHIVTTRACEAVNDTESGGHWQHLCSEEKGAKTETLDQHIDNDGKETSGVKLTGEHKEVEVPESNCFGYYKPADDFVEDKSCQMGQPDKDIEIQGSNDSLNRDPEELSNQSNGMEDASEYYNDKTSEVTTVESSILEEVDGKKQETFAGTDDNVGTETDYSGEWN, encoded by the exons ATGCAGACTGGCGATCCCGAGAAATCAGTGGCTGCGGCTGAGAGTATTGAGACAATAAGTGATGCTGTGAACGATTCTCCTAACAAG ATTTTCATTGGTGGGATATCAAAGGCTCTTTCCTCAGAAATG CTTCTGGAAATCGTTACTGTCTTTGGACCTTTGAAGGCATACCATTTTGAGGCCAATGAGGAACTTAATGAACCATGTGCTTTTCTAGAG TATGTCGGCCAGTCAGTTACTCTCAAAGCCTGTGCGGGTCCGAATAGTATCAAATTGGAAGGGAGAGTGCTAACTGTGGTTCAGGCAATTCGTAGTGGATCATCCATG GTAAATAGTGGAAATGCATCACTCTATGAGATCCCAGAACATGCAAAGCCACTTCTCAAACAACCTTCACATATCCTGAAGCTTAGAAATGTG TTCAATCTGGAGCATATGTCATCACAGTCTgaacaagagattgaagaagtTCTGGAAGATGTGCGATTAGAATTTGCCAG GTTTGGCATGGTTAAATCTGTAAAGATCTTCAAGCATGCAAACAATCACATTGTCACCACTAGAGCGTGTGAAGCTGTCAATGATACAGAATCTGGTGGGCACTGGCAACATTTATGTTCTGAAGAAAAAGGAGCAAAAACAGAGACTTTGGACCAACATATTGATAATGACGGCAAGGAAACTAGTGGAGTGAAGCTTACTGGGGAACATAAAGAAGTTGAAGTCCCAGAAAGTAATTGCTTTGGTTATTATAAACCAGCAGATGATTTTGTAGAGGACAAGTCATGTCAAATGGGCCAACCAGATAAAGATATTGAAATCCAAGGAAGCAATGACTCACTTAATAGGGATCCCGAAGAACTCAGCAACCAGTCAAACGGCATGGAAGATGCGTCAGAGTATTATAATGATAAAACTTCTGAAGTTACAACAGTAGAGAGTTCTATTCTAGAGGAAGTTGATGGTAAGAAACAAGAGACTTTTGCTGGAACAGATGACAATGTGGGAACAGAAACAGACTATTCTGGAGAGTGGAACTAA
- the LOC133712492 gene encoding uncharacterized protein LOC133712492 isoform X3, whose product MLLEIVTVFGPLKAYHFEANEELNEPCAFLEYVGQSVTLKACAGPNSIKLEGRVLTVVQAIRSGSSMVNSGNASLYEIPEHAKPLLKQPSHILKLRNVFNLEHMSSQSEQEIEEVLEDVRLEFARFGMVKSVKIFKHANNHIVTTRACEAVNDTESGGHWQHLCSEEKGAKTETLDQHIDNDGKETSGVKLTGEHKEVEVPESNCFGYYKPADDFVEDKSCQMGQPDKDIEIQGSNDSLNRDPEELSNQSNGMEDASEYYNDKTSEVTTVESSILEEVDGKKQETFAGTDDNVGTETDYSGEWN is encoded by the exons ATG CTTCTGGAAATCGTTACTGTCTTTGGACCTTTGAAGGCATACCATTTTGAGGCCAATGAGGAACTTAATGAACCATGTGCTTTTCTAGAG TATGTCGGCCAGTCAGTTACTCTCAAAGCCTGTGCGGGTCCGAATAGTATCAAATTGGAAGGGAGAGTGCTAACTGTGGTTCAGGCAATTCGTAGTGGATCATCCATG GTAAATAGTGGAAATGCATCACTCTATGAGATCCCAGAACATGCAAAGCCACTTCTCAAACAACCTTCACATATCCTGAAGCTTAGAAATGTG TTCAATCTGGAGCATATGTCATCACAGTCTgaacaagagattgaagaagtTCTGGAAGATGTGCGATTAGAATTTGCCAG GTTTGGCATGGTTAAATCTGTAAAGATCTTCAAGCATGCAAACAATCACATTGTCACCACTAGAGCGTGTGAAGCTGTCAATGATACAGAATCTGGTGGGCACTGGCAACATTTATGTTCTGAAGAAAAAGGAGCAAAAACAGAGACTTTGGACCAACATATTGATAATGACGGCAAGGAAACTAGTGGAGTGAAGCTTACTGGGGAACATAAAGAAGTTGAAGTCCCAGAAAGTAATTGCTTTGGTTATTATAAACCAGCAGATGATTTTGTAGAGGACAAGTCATGTCAAATGGGCCAACCAGATAAAGATATTGAAATCCAAGGAAGCAATGACTCACTTAATAGGGATCCCGAAGAACTCAGCAACCAGTCAAACGGCATGGAAGATGCGTCAGAGTATTATAATGATAAAACTTCTGAAGTTACAACAGTAGAGAGTTCTATTCTAGAGGAAGTTGATGGTAAGAAACAAGAGACTTTTGCTGGAACAGATGACAATGTGGGAACAGAAACAGACTATTCTGGAGAGTGGAACTAA
- the LOC133712492 gene encoding uncharacterized protein LOC133712492 isoform X2, translating to MQTGDPEKSVAAAESIETISDAVNDSPNKLLEIVTVFGPLKAYHFEANEELNEPCAFLEYVGQSVTLKACAGPNSIKLEGRVLTVVQAIRSGSSMVNSGNASLYEIPEHAKPLLKQPSHILKLRNVFNLEHMSSQSEQEIEEVLEDVRLEFARFGMVKSVKIFKHANNHIVTTRACEAVNDTESGGHWQHLCSEEKGAKTETLDQHIDNDGKETSGVKLTGEHKEVEVPESNCFGYYKPADDFVEDKSCQMGQPDKDIEIQGSNDSLNRDPEELSNQSNGMEDASEYYNDKTSEVTTVESSILEEVDGKKQETFAGTDDNVGTETDYSGEWN from the exons ATGCAGACTGGCGATCCCGAGAAATCAGTGGCTGCGGCTGAGAGTATTGAGACAATAAGTGATGCTGTGAACGATTCTCCTAACAAG CTTCTGGAAATCGTTACTGTCTTTGGACCTTTGAAGGCATACCATTTTGAGGCCAATGAGGAACTTAATGAACCATGTGCTTTTCTAGAG TATGTCGGCCAGTCAGTTACTCTCAAAGCCTGTGCGGGTCCGAATAGTATCAAATTGGAAGGGAGAGTGCTAACTGTGGTTCAGGCAATTCGTAGTGGATCATCCATG GTAAATAGTGGAAATGCATCACTCTATGAGATCCCAGAACATGCAAAGCCACTTCTCAAACAACCTTCACATATCCTGAAGCTTAGAAATGTG TTCAATCTGGAGCATATGTCATCACAGTCTgaacaagagattgaagaagtTCTGGAAGATGTGCGATTAGAATTTGCCAG GTTTGGCATGGTTAAATCTGTAAAGATCTTCAAGCATGCAAACAATCACATTGTCACCACTAGAGCGTGTGAAGCTGTCAATGATACAGAATCTGGTGGGCACTGGCAACATTTATGTTCTGAAGAAAAAGGAGCAAAAACAGAGACTTTGGACCAACATATTGATAATGACGGCAAGGAAACTAGTGGAGTGAAGCTTACTGGGGAACATAAAGAAGTTGAAGTCCCAGAAAGTAATTGCTTTGGTTATTATAAACCAGCAGATGATTTTGTAGAGGACAAGTCATGTCAAATGGGCCAACCAGATAAAGATATTGAAATCCAAGGAAGCAATGACTCACTTAATAGGGATCCCGAAGAACTCAGCAACCAGTCAAACGGCATGGAAGATGCGTCAGAGTATTATAATGATAAAACTTCTGAAGTTACAACAGTAGAGAGTTCTATTCTAGAGGAAGTTGATGGTAAGAAACAAGAGACTTTTGCTGGAACAGATGACAATGTGGGAACAGAAACAGACTATTCTGGAGAGTGGAACTAA
- the LOC133712493 gene encoding large ribosomal subunit protein bL28c-like — protein sequence MAASATAAVFSGLCFHRRAESSKRILSSKTQAVSDIGFVTSQLSGLKISYDVSSQLPTPIFTPSLPGLQPIVARRICPFTGKKANKANKISFSAHKTKKLQFVNLQYKRIWWEGGKRFLKLRLSTKAIKTIEKNGLEAVAKKVGIDLRKC from the exons ATGGCAGCTTCCGCAACCGCGGCTGTGTTCTCCGGTCTATGCTTCCACCGACGAGCAGAGTCCTCCAAGAGAATATTGTCTTCCAAGACCCAAGCAGTTTCCGATATTGGGTTCGTCACCAGTCAGCTCAGCGGCCTCAAAATCTCCTACGACGTGTCGTCTCAGCTCCCAACTCCCATCTTCACTCCTTCCCTCCCTGGCCTTCAGCCCATTGTTGCTC GTAGAATTTGTCCGTttactgggaagaaagcaaacAAGGCAAACAAGATTTCCTTCTCGGCCCACAAGACCAAGAAGTTGCAGTTTGTGAACCTGCAGTACAAGAGGATTTGGTGGGAAGGCGGGAAGCGCTTTTTGAAGCTGCGCTTGTCAACCAAAGCAATCAAGACCATAGAGAAGAATGGACTGGAAGCCGTTGCCAAGAAGGTCGGGATAGATCTTCGTAAGTGTTGA